The Lacipirellula parvula genome window below encodes:
- a CDS encoding DUF1559 domain-containing protein: protein MRRRSAFTLVELLVVIAILGILIALLLPAVQAAREASRRASCQNNLKQLGLGLLTYHESQKVFPHGGWGFQWTGMPSRGFGLRQPGSWGYSLLPYIEQRPLWELARNGSIEEAHARLVQPMPMFNCPTRRGAEAVTLSGNYPYLKAIKPFGSPPEFAHSDFAISTGSTLITSDPGPGTLAAEVTHNWPMPEGYSADPTTQFTGISFSRTGTQLRRIVDGASQTYLIGEKYLHSEHYLTGESIGDNDSVFTGFCSDNHRYTRIDLTLAQDDSLPASSTSAQYRFGSAHAAGTNMVYCDGSVQVMSYDLDPLIHYRAGHGWDEGGSPAP from the coding sequence GTGCGCCGAAGGTCTGCATTTACGCTGGTCGAACTCCTAGTGGTGATTGCCATCCTAGGAATTCTCATTGCGTTGTTGCTGCCGGCAGTTCAAGCGGCCCGCGAGGCAAGTCGGCGGGCGTCTTGCCAGAACAATCTCAAGCAGTTGGGGCTCGGGCTGCTGACGTATCACGAGTCCCAAAAAGTCTTTCCTCACGGCGGATGGGGCTTCCAGTGGACGGGCATGCCGTCGCGTGGATTTGGTCTACGGCAGCCAGGAAGTTGGGGATACAGCCTGTTGCCGTACATTGAGCAACGCCCGCTGTGGGAGTTGGCGCGGAACGGCAGCATCGAAGAAGCGCATGCCCGGCTAGTTCAACCGATGCCAATGTTTAACTGTCCGACGCGACGTGGCGCCGAGGCCGTTACCCTTTCTGGCAACTACCCGTACTTGAAGGCGATCAAGCCATTTGGCTCACCCCCGGAATTCGCGCACAGCGACTTTGCGATCAGCACGGGCTCAACGCTGATCACGTCCGATCCTGGACCTGGGACGCTGGCTGCAGAAGTCACTCACAACTGGCCGATGCCGGAAGGATATTCCGCCGACCCCACCACGCAGTTCACGGGCATTTCCTTCTCCCGCACGGGCACGCAGCTTCGCCGGATTGTCGACGGTGCTTCGCAAACGTACTTGATTGGCGAGAAGTACTTGCATTCAGAGCACTACCTGACGGGCGAATCGATCGGCGACAACGACTCAGTTTTTACGGGCTTTTGCTCAGACAACCATCGGTACACGAGAATCGACTTAACGCTCGCCCAGGACGATTCGCTGCCTGCCTCGAGCACTTCGGCGCAGTATCGATTCGGCAGCGCTCATGCCGCAGGGACGAATATGGTTTATTGCGACGGTTCGGTGCAGGTCATGAGTTACGACCTTGATCCGTTGATTCACTATCGAGCGGGACATGGATGGGACGAAGGAGGAAGTCCGGCGCCATGA
- a CDS encoding slipin family protein, with product MRIEVIDARKVRFQHDDFNVIVRSQQASQVLDVCTVDRYKVGVVFQNGEYVETLPPGQYAWWRGMGDARVTEIDLREQTLDVAGQEIMTADKVTLRMNAVVTYRVVDARQSIMVADGATQSLYREAQLALRAIVATRDLDSFLTEKDAVTGEFEEAVSRRAGELGLQIVSVGVRDIILPGEMKDLMNKVTEAKKAAEANLIVRREETAAMRSQANTARLLADNPTLMRLRELEVLERVAASGKLNVVLGEKGLADRVVNLL from the coding sequence GTGCGCATTGAAGTGATCGACGCGCGGAAGGTCCGCTTCCAGCACGACGACTTCAACGTGATTGTCCGCAGCCAGCAAGCGTCGCAAGTGCTCGACGTGTGCACGGTGGACCGTTACAAGGTCGGCGTCGTGTTCCAGAACGGCGAGTACGTCGAAACCTTGCCGCCAGGCCAGTACGCTTGGTGGCGCGGCATGGGCGACGCTCGCGTGACGGAGATCGACCTGCGCGAGCAGACCCTCGACGTCGCTGGTCAGGAAATCATGACCGCCGACAAGGTAACCCTCCGCATGAATGCGGTGGTCACTTACCGAGTGGTCGATGCGCGGCAGTCGATCATGGTGGCCGACGGCGCGACGCAGTCGCTCTACCGCGAGGCGCAACTCGCGCTGCGGGCGATTGTCGCGACACGCGATCTCGATTCGTTCTTGACCGAGAAGGATGCGGTCACCGGCGAGTTCGAGGAAGCGGTCAGCCGTCGTGCGGGCGAGTTGGGTCTGCAAATCGTCTCGGTGGGCGTACGCGACATTATCCTGCCGGGCGAGATGAAGGACCTGATGAACAAGGTGACCGAGGCCAAGAAGGCGGCCGAGGCCAACTTGATCGTCCGCCGTGAGGAAACCGCCGCGATGCGCAGCCAGGCAAACACCGCTCGGCTGCTCGCCGACAACCCGACGCTGATGCGGCTCCGGGAACTGGAAGTCCTGGAGCGAGTCGCCGCGAGCGGCAAGCTCAACGTGGTGCTTGGTGAGAAGGGCCTCGCGGATCGCGTGGTCAATTTGCTGTAG
- a CDS encoding HNH endonuclease: MNTLQRPVLVLNRNWQPVHVATVARALVLLWKEAARVVDAADYQTFTWGDWSQLRPRDDERCMNGVNVRFRVPEVITLNEFDRLPRRTVAFSRRNIYKRDHFQCQYCGVTPGSEELTIDHVIPRANGGVSSWTNCVLACVDCNSRKADRTPQQARMNLKRVPVSPEWRPAYGDHRVRLESWSKFVSEAYWNVPLKS, translated from the coding sequence ATGAACACATTGCAGCGACCAGTCCTGGTACTCAACCGCAACTGGCAACCAGTCCACGTGGCCACCGTCGCGCGGGCGCTCGTGCTGTTGTGGAAAGAAGCGGCCCGCGTGGTCGATGCGGCCGACTACCAGACGTTCACCTGGGGCGATTGGTCGCAGCTTCGCCCGCGCGACGACGAACGCTGCATGAACGGCGTCAATGTCCGGTTTCGCGTGCCGGAGGTGATCACACTGAACGAGTTCGATCGCCTGCCGCGGCGGACGGTGGCGTTCAGCCGACGCAACATTTACAAGCGAGACCACTTTCAGTGCCAGTATTGCGGCGTCACGCCGGGGAGCGAGGAGTTGACGATCGATCACGTCATCCCACGCGCTAACGGCGGCGTCTCGAGCTGGACGAACTGCGTCCTTGCCTGCGTCGACTGCAACAGCCGCAAGGCCGACCGCACGCCGCAGCAAGCGCGGATGAACCTGAAGCGAGTTCCCGTGTCTCCTGAGTGGCGGCCGGCGTATGGAGATCATCGAGTCCGATTGGAGAGTTGGTCGAAGTTCGTCAGCGAAGCGTACTGGAACGTGCCGCTGAAAAGTTAG
- a CDS encoding choice-of-anchor Q domain-containing protein, with protein sequence MLAGSPVGSWIRTDASSWGLDMRAEIYTGAEAGNAAPDSEYTWEEHDTLLREYTDAVSSGDGYGYAFAKVAGFIIPEIWDGVSPVTGANRTAVPSVSMESVQLGNAYQGGMGGGLSVSYPYGEIGGRFIFDDSNPSIAKKFYGALYLIGLGVATGSGLNSSAYLDQGADITIHKNGQSVGRITFESFADVYHNYYENVNETSGILTVAIDGREPYTLATTGANIFVNFVIDIEDGDVITMGGGVSNSFGAGGEGTAGAGSGGYGASSANYSFIKNVHAHGFAFEADSPPDDLPPIWDGNADGVGNGSTNSNLGLFSNSYAPGDLDGNGAIDQLDAELWEQTLVTAAQNGVSPLIVTTEEDLDDGDYSFHDLSLREAIALANDPSYAGARTIVFAKWVDQITLGGSALAVDSSVNIVGPGADKLTVDADGTSRVFYVAGTGVLDVQISGMTIKGGAVNGDGAGIYNASEDLTLHSVVVTDNHATGTGLGGGLFSANGSVTIFSSEFHGNTATRGGGIRVQGFPAVTLNIYGSSIYQNSSSAGEGGISAYSATSYIENTTISENTAGQDTGGVFVESSGVMTIVNSTIVNNTATNYGGGLRKTGGTVTLHNTIVANNQNLSGWGPTLDIHGALDPASSYNILGAGANGQSFSGAGNIIGTPTSRIDPLLAPLGDYGGKTKTHALLTNSPAIDQGSNDWSISYDQRGSGFAREYDLSPTNGGDGFRDIGAFEAGLNTSLVVRNAGDRNNSVALKATTDSLRLREALALATALAGSEIISFDPSLYAGGMATITLSIDGADAGSAPDSLSVANTVISGPGADKLTIAGTSQQSVIVATGTSTISGVTITDGGGLAGGGVYADGIVTIRNSRVVGNTVSNAGGGIFSYGVLRVIGSEVADNTVTGASGAGAGIAIEQYNSLYGFDIINSTISGNTASGASSKGGGVYSFIYDPYLYDYRIINSTITDNSASQGSGVYDTYYQHPAGNGRYLYAGNSIIADNLVGGDVSGNLKTTSANNLLRSGASGGLSTNNILLSGSSTARLKSLEFSSAGTRVHLPYYDSAAIDAGSNSIATNIALELDQRGWDRFENWDGVGGDTVDIGAVELAFSEYYS encoded by the coding sequence GTGCTGGCCGGCTCACCCGTCGGATCTTGGATTCGTACTGACGCTTCCAGCTGGGGGCTAGACATGCGCGCGGAGATTTACACGGGAGCCGAGGCAGGTAACGCGGCGCCTGACTCGGAATACACGTGGGAGGAACACGATACGCTACTGCGCGAATACACTGACGCGGTTTCGTCAGGAGACGGCTACGGATACGCCTTTGCCAAAGTCGCGGGATTTATCATTCCTGAAATATGGGATGGCGTCTCGCCTGTGACTGGCGCTAATCGGACTGCAGTCCCCAGTGTGTCAATGGAGTCTGTTCAACTTGGCAATGCGTACCAAGGTGGAATGGGAGGCGGGCTGAGCGTGTCCTATCCGTATGGAGAAATTGGAGGGCGTTTCATATTCGACGATAGTAATCCGTCGATTGCCAAGAAGTTTTACGGCGCGTTGTACCTTATCGGACTGGGCGTGGCGACAGGAAGCGGCCTTAATTCTTCGGCGTACTTAGACCAAGGAGCAGATATTACTATCCATAAGAACGGGCAAAGCGTCGGTAGGATAACGTTCGAGAGCTTCGCGGATGTGTACCACAACTATTATGAAAATGTTAACGAAACTTCAGGCATACTCACTGTCGCAATTGACGGGCGAGAACCCTACACTTTAGCCACGACAGGCGCCAATATTTTCGTCAACTTTGTAATAGATATTGAAGATGGTGATGTAATAACAATGGGAGGAGGCGTCAGTAACTCTTTTGGAGCAGGTGGTGAGGGGACTGCCGGCGCTGGAAGTGGAGGCTATGGGGCTTCCAGTGCGAACTATAGCTTCATAAAGAATGTCCACGCGCATGGATTTGCCTTCGAGGCAGATAGCCCGCCAGATGATTTGCCGCCGATATGGGATGGAAACGCTGATGGTGTTGGAAACGGGAGCACGAACAGCAACTTAGGGCTATTCTCGAATAGTTATGCGCCTGGCGACCTCGATGGTAACGGCGCGATCGATCAACTGGACGCGGAACTTTGGGAGCAAACTCTTGTTACTGCAGCGCAGAACGGCGTTAGCCCGCTAATTGTCACCACGGAGGAGGACCTCGATGACGGTGATTACAGCTTCCACGATCTGAGCTTGAGAGAAGCAATTGCACTGGCTAATGATCCCAGTTACGCAGGAGCACGCACGATCGTTTTTGCAAAGTGGGTTGATCAGATCACTCTTGGTGGGAGCGCACTTGCGGTTGATAGCAGCGTGAACATCGTTGGTCCTGGCGCCGACAAGCTTACGGTTGACGCTGACGGAACAAGCAGAGTCTTCTATGTCGCGGGCACCGGCGTGCTCGACGTCCAAATTAGCGGCATGACGATCAAGGGAGGCGCCGTCAATGGCGACGGCGCTGGCATCTACAATGCCTCTGAGGATCTTACGCTTCATAGCGTCGTCGTGACTGATAACCACGCCACAGGTACGGGATTGGGCGGAGGATTATTTAGCGCCAATGGCTCCGTCACCATCTTCAGCAGCGAGTTCCACGGAAACACCGCAACTCGAGGCGGCGGCATACGCGTTCAAGGCTTCCCAGCGGTCACGCTCAATATTTACGGCAGTTCGATTTATCAAAACTCCAGTAGCGCAGGCGAGGGCGGCATAAGCGCCTACAGCGCAACGTCGTACATCGAGAATACGACCATCTCCGAAAACACGGCAGGCCAAGATACCGGCGGAGTATTCGTCGAGTCGTCTGGGGTAATGACAATCGTCAACAGCACCATCGTCAATAACACTGCGACTAACTACGGCGGCGGACTGCGGAAGACCGGTGGAACAGTGACGCTGCACAATACGATCGTCGCCAACAACCAAAATTTGTCTGGCTGGGGACCAACGCTAGACATTCACGGCGCGCTGGATCCCGCGAGCAGCTACAACATCTTAGGCGCTGGAGCGAATGGCCAATCCTTTAGCGGCGCCGGCAACATCATCGGCACGCCAACGTCACGGATTGATCCGCTGTTAGCTCCGCTAGGCGACTACGGTGGGAAGACGAAAACGCATGCCCTGCTAACGAACAGCCCTGCCATCGATCAGGGCAGCAATGATTGGTCGATCTCTTACGATCAGCGCGGGAGCGGGTTCGCTCGCGAATATGACTTGTCGCCAACCAACGGCGGTGACGGCTTTCGCGACATTGGCGCGTTCGAAGCTGGGTTAAACACGTCGTTAGTCGTTCGCAATGCCGGTGATCGAAACAACTCTGTTGCGCTTAAAGCAACAACTGATTCACTTCGGCTGCGAGAGGCGCTGGCGCTGGCTACAGCCCTAGCAGGTAGCGAGATCATCTCTTTCGATCCATCGCTCTATGCTGGTGGAATGGCGACTATCACGCTGTCAATTGACGGCGCTGACGCCGGGTCCGCTCCTGATTCATTGTCAGTGGCTAACACCGTCATATCTGGACCGGGGGCTGACAAGCTGACAATTGCCGGTACGTCGCAGCAATCCGTTATCGTTGCAACTGGGACTTCAACCATCAGTGGCGTAACGATTACAGACGGAGGCGGATTGGCTGGAGGAGGGGTATACGCAGACGGTATTGTTACAATTCGTAACTCGCGAGTCGTGGGAAATACCGTTTCGAATGCAGGGGGAGGGATTTTCTCTTACGGCGTCTTACGCGTGATTGGATCCGAAGTCGCCGATAACACCGTAACCGGAGCAAGCGGTGCAGGAGCTGGAATTGCAATTGAGCAGTACAACTCGCTTTACGGTTTCGACATTATCAACTCCACTATTTCAGGAAACACGGCATCTGGGGCGAGCAGCAAAGGCGGTGGGGTCTACAGTTTCATTTACGACCCCTATCTCTACGACTATCGCATTATCAACAGCACGATCACCGACAATTCCGCATCGCAGGGAAGTGGCGTGTACGACACTTATTACCAGCACCCTGCTGGAAACGGCCGCTACCTATATGCAGGAAACTCCATCATCGCGGACAACCTAGTCGGCGGTGATGTTAGCGGCAACTTAAAAACCACGAGCGCCAATAACCTGCTAAGAAGTGGCGCTAGTGGCGGGCTCTCGACTAACAACATCCTCCTGTCGGGGAGTTCGACTGCCCGGTTGAAATCGCTGGAGTTCAGTAGCGCAGGCACTCGCGTACATCTACCCTACTACGATAGCGCGGCTATCGATGCGGGCAGCAACAGCATCGCGACAAACATTGCCCTCGAACTCGATCAACGCGGTTGGGATCGATTCGAGAATTGGGATGGTGTTGGCGGTGACACCGTGGACATCGGGGCCGTCGAGTTAGCGTTCAGCGAGTACTACAGCTAG
- a CDS encoding BLUF domain-containing protein, with protein MATAYQLDGVIYSIASHRDSQGHFATWKCMTCGTAGGKSGVYADEHGAAEAARSLIADHQARNHPTAHEGRLFSLAYGSQAVMPFSRTALDELAEHAAAKNGLLDVTGYLTYDVDFETFFQFLEGPQLVVEGLMNVISADARHRVLNVVHISEAERQFAAASAAAKLTTGLKADPMPSNAESQRMFSTWRMKLVTRNDFEVMNMGEIVADVLASMRKPELGGEYVTDAILQLSNQLRDRASLASL; from the coding sequence ATGGCAACGGCGTACCAACTTGACGGAGTTATCTACAGCATAGCCTCGCATCGTGACTCGCAAGGCCACTTTGCCACTTGGAAGTGCATGACGTGCGGTACGGCGGGCGGTAAGAGCGGGGTTTACGCCGACGAACACGGCGCCGCAGAAGCTGCGCGTTCACTGATTGCGGACCACCAGGCGCGTAACCATCCTACCGCTCATGAAGGCAGGCTGTTTTCCCTGGCTTACGGCAGTCAGGCAGTTATGCCCTTCAGCAGGACGGCGCTCGACGAACTTGCCGAGCATGCTGCGGCAAAGAACGGGCTGCTCGACGTGACTGGATATCTCACCTACGACGTCGACTTCGAAACTTTTTTCCAATTCCTCGAGGGACCGCAGCTGGTCGTCGAAGGACTCATGAACGTGATTAGTGCCGACGCTCGCCATCGGGTGTTGAACGTTGTTCATATCTCCGAAGCGGAGCGACAATTCGCGGCTGCAAGTGCCGCGGCGAAGTTGACTACGGGTCTGAAAGCCGATCCCATGCCCTCAAATGCGGAAAGCCAGCGAATGTTCTCGACGTGGCGAATGAAGCTCGTCACTAGAAACGATTTTGAGGTCATGAACATGGGGGAGATCGTCGCCGACGTTCTAGCATCTATGCGGAAACCTGAATTGGGCGGAGAGTACGTTACCGACGCAATTCTTCAGTTGTCGAATCAGCTCCGAGATCGTGCATCGTTGGCGAGCTTGTGA